GCATTGACAAGCTCACGCTGGCGGCCCTGGAAGCCACCTTGCAGCTGTATCGGGACCCGGCAGCCGCTACTAAAGAGATTCCCACCCTGCGGATGCTGACCATGTCCTTTGAACACACCTGCCAGCGGGCCGCACTTCTGGAGAAACAGGTCCAAAAAGTCTGCGGTGCCGGGGATATCGTGGCGTGTGCGGACCTGGAATCCCGGCCCGGGGGCGGTTCGTTTCCGGACCTGAGACTTCCCACCCGGTGTGTCACCCTGATCCCGAAGAACATGTCTGTGGCCACTTTAGAGCGCCGCATGCGGCTGTCCACGCCGGCGGTCATCGCCAGGATTGAAAACAACCGGTACATCATGGACCCCCGGACCATTCAACCCGGACAGGAAACGCTTATTTCATCAACCCTTGAAACCATATTGAGAACATCATGACACCCAGATTCACATCCAGGGAATTTTCTTTTCTCAAACCGGATTCCGACACATCGTCTCCCATCCAGGCCCCTGACACCTATTTTTCAGACCTGGTGCATCAGAAATCCGCTGCATTTACCGCTTTTGAACAACGGTTGTTATCAGTGGACATTCCCAAAAAAAAGTTTATCTGCGCGGTGATTCAGGTGGCAGATACGGCAACGGAAGACATCCTGGAAAAGGCCCGGGATATTTTTGAATCCTGGTTACGTTCCATGTCCGACAACCAGCGGGGTATCTGGGAAACCCTGGATAACCGGGCGTTTGTGCTTGTTTTCTGGGATTATGACAACCAGAAAACAGCCATGGATCTGCTGGAATCCCTTAAAGCCAAGATCACCCGGGCATTGAAAACAGAACTGCTGGTGGGGGTGGCCCGGTTTCCCTTTCAGAAATATTCCCGTTCCGAGGTGTTTGCCAATGCCCTGAAAGCCATTGATCATGCCGCTTTTTTCGGTTTCGGCCACATGCGGCATTTTGACGGAATTTCCCTGAACATCAGCGGAGACCGGCTGTACCAGCTGGGACACTATGATGCCGCCATCAAAGAATATGAAAAAGGCCTGGCCCTGTCTCCCAAAGACATCAACCTGATGAACAGTTTAGGGGTGTGTTACGGGGTCACGGGCAACCTGGAAAAAGCCAAGACATATTTTGAAGCAGCCCTGGATATCAATCCCAAAGAGGTCATGGTGATCTACAACCTGGGTCTGACCAGCCAGGTTGTTGAAGACACGGACAAGGCCGTATTACTTCTGCGCAAGGCCCACGGGATTGACGGCCGCATCTTTGAAGTGGAGCTGCTGCTGGGGCATCTGCTGTTTCAGGCAAAAAAACTGGAAGCAGCCCTGCCCCATCTGGAAACCGCGGCCCAGGTGAATCCCAAATCCAGTATGGCCCACCGGATCATGGGAGAAATATTTCTGGAACAGGAAAAACCGGATCAGGCAGGGGCAGCTTTCAATACGGCAGTCAAGCTCAATCCTTTGGATCCCGTGGCCCTGTCCGGGTATGCCTTGGTCATGACACAGAAAAACCGCAATTTAAAAATCGCGTTGACATTTGCTGAAAAAAGCGTGGCCCTGGCCCCTGACAATGAGATGTTTCAGGAGCGGCTGATCCGGGTACAGCAAGCGCTGCAGGAAAATGACGCAGCGGATGACCCGTCCCGCAAATCTGCATCCGCTTAAAAAGGAAGTTGCCATGTCGTTACAAAAATTCACACCCCTGATTCAAACCACTGTCGCAGACAGCATCCAGGTGAAACAGTCTTTTTTTGACACCCACCTGGATGCGGTTGAGACCTGTGCGCGGAAAATAGCAGACACCCTGACTGCCGGCGGCAAACTGCTGTTGTTCGGCAACGGCGGCAGTGCGGCCGACTGTCAGCACATTGCTGCGGAATTTATCAACCGCTTTGCCATGGAACGCCCGCCCCTGCCGGCCATTGCCCTGACCTGCGACACATCTGTGCTCACCAGCATCGGAAATGATTATTCATTTGATGATATTTTTTTAAAACAGATTCAGGCCCTGGGACGGCCCGGGGATCTGGCCATTGCCATTTCCACCTCAGGCAACTCCCCCAATGTGATCCGAGCGGCCGAGGAAGCCCGAAAAATGGGATTATTCGTGGTGGGATTCTCCGGAACCGCCGGCCAGCTTCAGGAGCTCAGCGATATCCCTTTTTGTGTCCACTCTCCGGTCACGGCACGAATTCAGGAAACCCATATTCTGCTGGCCCATATTTTATGCGATCTCACGGAAAGGATCCTGTTTGCATGACACCGGACAGCACCCACCTGGACTTTTCCGGATTAAAGACCTATTCCATTCATGACCGCAACAGTCTGGTTTCCAGAAAAGATTTTGCCCGCCCCTGGCAAAAGGGAAGGGATTTTAAAACCTTTCTGGATACCCTGCCGTCCATTCTGGCCGGAAATGACATCCGGGCGGTCATTCAAGCCGTTGCTGCCGCGGCCCGGGGACAGCACCCTGTGTGTTTTGCCATGGGCGGCCATGTCATCAAAACCGGCATGGCGCCGATCATCATCGATCTGATGGAAAAACAAATTATTACACTGGTGGCCATGAACGGGTCCGGGATCATCCATGATCTGGAGGTGGCACTGGCGGGACGTACTTCCGAAGATGTGGCCGGCAGTCTTGGTGACGGCAGTTTCGGTATGGCCAGGGAAACTGCGGACTGCCTCAATCAAGCCATTGCCCGGGCAGAAAAAGAACACACCGGCCTGGGCAGGGCTGTGGGACAGTTTATTCTGGATCAGCACATGCCTTATCAACACCTGAGTTTCCTGGCTGCCGGTGCCCGACTCAAGGTTCCGGTCACCGTGCATGTGGCCCTGGGAACCGATATCCTGCACATGCATCCCCGATTCAATGCAGCCGCCTGCGGACAGGCATCCATGCATGATTTTCATACGTTTGCGTCACAGATTTCCCGGCTGGAACAAGGCGTGTTCATCAATGCCGGGTCTGCTGTCATTCTGCCGGAAGTGTTTCTCAAAGCCCTGACCCTGGCCCGGAATTTAGGACATCATGTGGAGGATTTCACCACCGTGAACCTGGATTTCATCCGCCATTACCGCCCCATGACCAATGTGGTCAACCGACCTACCCGGGGCAAGGGCCGGGGATTCAGCATTGTGGGGCACCATGAACTGCTGATCCCCCTGATTGCCGCCGGGGTCATTGAATCCTTGTAATTTCAAGGGAATCTTTGCCCCTTCCCTTGAAAAACCGGTGAAAACCCCTTATATTGTGTTTTTTAAATGACGATTACCAACGAGGTGTATCCATGCCGATTTATGAATATCAATGTAATGCATGCCAAAAAGAATTTGAAGCCCTGGTGATGGGGAAGAACGCTCCGGTGTGTCCTTCCTGCAGCAGTCCGGATCTGTCCCGGCTCATGTCCAAATGCGGGTTTGTATCCAAATCCAGTGGTCCGGGCGGTGAAAGCCAGGTGACCGCATCTTCTGCCTCTTCCGCCTGCGGCAGCTGTTCTTCGGGCAGCTGCGCCACCTGCGGTATGGGATAGCCCATGTCTGAAGAAATACGAATCGGCACCCGGGGCAGTCAACTGGCCCTGTGGCAGGCCAATCATGTCAAAGAACTGATTTCACATGCGTTTCCGGAAATTCATGTCACCATCACTGTGATCAAAACCACCGGGGACCGGATTACAGACCGGCCCCTGGCCCAGGTGGGCGGCAAAGGACTTTTTGTCAAGGAGATTGAAGCCGCCCTGCTCAATGGTGAGATCGACCTGGCAGTGCACAGCATGAAAGATATGCCCGGAGAACTGCCCTTGGGATTGACCATCGGGGCCGTGCCCTGCCGGGAAAATCCCTTTGATGTGCTGATTTCCCGGCATAACCTGGCACTGGATGACTATCCCCCGGGAACCGTGGTGGGCACCTCCAGTCTGCGGCGGGCTTCCCAGCTCAAATTTCTTAGACCGGACCTGACCATCCGTTCCATCCGGGGAAATTTAGATACCCGGATGCGCAAACTCATGTCAAAAGAATTTGATGCCATTGTGCTGGCAGCCGCCGGCCTGCTGCGCCTGGGCCAGGCAGACAAGATCACCCAGTACCTGGATGAGAATACCATGGTCCCGGCCGTAGGCCAGGGGGCGTTGTGCATTGAAACCCGGGACAACGATGCAAAAACAGCGCACATTATGGCAAAACTGGACCATGGCCCTACCCGTGTGTGTGTTCAGGGAGAACGGGCCTTTTTAAAACAGATTGAAGGCTCCTGCCATATCCCTGTGGCATGTTATGGCAAAATAATTGAAGATAACGTCCTTCTCACTGCAGTGGTTTCGTCGGAAGACGGTTGCAGGCGAATCAGAGAACAGACCCTTTCCCCTGTAACCGATGTTGCCGCCCGGGGGCGGGCCCTGGCACAGACTGTGCTGGAAAACGGCGGCAAACAGATTTTGGAGACCCTGACAACTCATGACAAATAAATCCGGTAAAGTCTATCTGATCGGGGCTGGCCCCGGTGATCCGGGCCTGCTTACGCTCAAGGCAAAATCCTGCATTGAACAGGCGGATGTGGTGGTTTACGACTATCTGGCACCCCCGGCTTTTCTGGCGTATGCATCCAAAGATGCCCAGCGCATCTATGTGGGGAAAAAAGGCGGGGATCACACCTTGTCCCAGCATGAAATCAACCAGCTGCTGGTGGAAAAGGCGGGACAGGGACTGCATGTGGCAAGGCTCAAAGGCGGAGACCCGTTTGTGTTCGGCAGAGGCGCGGAAGAAGCCCAGGAACTGCTGGCGGCCGGGGTTGCCTATGAAGTCATCCCAGGTGTCACTTCAGCCATATCCGCACCGGCCTATGCCGGTATTCCGGTCACCCACAGAGATCACACCTCGTTTGTCTCTTTTATCACCGGCCATGAAGACCCCACCCGCAAAAATTCCCGCATGCAGTGGGATGTGTTTGCCAGATCCGATGCCACCCTGGTGTTTCTCATGGGGGTGAAAAATCTGGAAAACATTGTCACCCAGCTGATGAAACACGGCAAACCGGCAGATACCCCAGTCGCTCTGGTGCGGTGGGGAACCACCCCCCAGCAGCAAACCGTCACCGGTACTCTGGAAACCATTGTTGAAAACATCCGTCAGGCCCGCCTGAAATCACCGGCTGTGATTGTGGTGGGATCTGTGGTGTCCCTGCGCAAAGAACTGGCCTGGTTTGACAGGACCCCCTTGTTTGGTAAAAACATCGTCATCACCCGGGCCCGGGCCCAGGCATCCGGTCTGGCGGCCGATTTAACAAGACTGGGGGCCAACTGCATTGAAATCCCCACAATCCGGATTGAGCCGCCGGCCGACAATACCCCGGTCATTGATGCCATCCATCGAATCAAAGAATATGACTGGCTGGTATTCACTTCCGTCAATGGGGTTCAATTTTTCTTTGATACCCTGTTTGGTCTGGGCAAAGATGTCCGGATCCTGGGACATTTGAAATTTGCCTGTATCGGCCCGGTGACCAAACAGCGCCTGGCGGATTACGGCATTGTCAGTGACATTCTTCCTGAAACGTTTCGGGCGGAATCGGTGGTCCAAGCGTTCTCGACAGCGGATATTCAAGGTAAAGCCGTGCTGTTGCCCCGGGCCAAAAAGGCAAGAACCATTCTGCCGGAGGAATTGACCCAATTGGGTGCCCGGGTGGATGAAGTCACCGCCTATGAGACAGTCCTGGAACAGGAAGCCGGTCCGACCCTCAATGAACTGCTGGAAAACAAACAGATTGACGCCGTCACTTTTACCAGTTCTTCCACAGTGACCAATTTCATGTCTCTGCTGCCTTCGGGCAAAGCCGCTGACCTGATGAAACATGTCACCATTGCCAGCATCGGCCCCATCACTTCAGATACCGTCCGAACTTTCGGACTGACACCCACAATGGAAGCCGATCCTTACACCATCGAAGGCCTGGTGGACCAATTGTTGACCCATTACATCCAGAGGGGGATATCATGAATGCCGGAGGCCGCCCCATCAACTACCTGCGGATTTCGGTAACCGACCGGTGCAACTTCCGGTGCCGCTATTGTGTTCCGGCTTCCCCTTTTACCGTGATTCCCCACAATGAAATTGCCAGGTATGAAGAAATTCTGAGAATCACCCGGCTGGCTTGTGACATGGGGATCACCAAAGTACGGCTCACTGGTGGGGAACCGTTTGTAAGAAAAAATATTCTTTCTTTTATTCAGCAGCTGTGTGCCATCAACACCCTGAAAGATATCTCCATCACCACCAACGGATCTCTACTGACCCGGGAGAAAATCCAGGCGCTTCTGGACATGGGGATTCGCCGGCTCAACTTCAGTCTGGATACCCTGGTTCCGGCCCGGTTTGAAGCCATCACCCGGCGCAACCGTTTCGACCATGTGTGGGAGTCGATCATGACCGCCCATGAACTGGGCATGGCCCCCATTAAAATCAACACTGTGGTCATCCGGGGCATCAATGATGATGAAGTGGCCGACCTGGCGGCGTTGACCCTTAATTTCCCTTTTCATATCCGGTTCATCGAATACATGCCCATGGGGGAGTCACACTTGGAAAAACAGCAACAGGTGTTGACAGCGGAAATCCGGCAGAATATTGAAACCCGTCTGGGGCCGTTGCAGCAAATACCCCACCGGGCCAACGACGGCCCATCCAAAAATTTTCAGCTGTCCGGTGGTTCAGGCATCGTTGGATTCATCACACCCATCTCCTCCCATTTCTGCAGTGAATGCAACCGGCTTCGCCTGACGTCCCGGGGATATCTGCGGCCCTGCCTGCTAAATGACTATGAAAAAGACATTTTAACGCCCTTGCGGGAAGGCGCCACTGATGAACAATTAAAAGAGATCATTCAATCATCTCTCAAACACAAGCCGTTGTGTCACACCTTAGGGCAGCAGCGACCCAAAGATATGCCCATCAGCCATATGACCTCCATTGGAGGGTAACAACTTTTAAAAAAAGAAATCCCCTGAAAAAAGCTTTCAGGGGATTTCCAAATGTGTAAAACAGATTAACGCCGTAATTTCCTGGCGCAATAATTATGTGCTAATCCATGATCAATTCAATTTGAACCATGGGCGCCACATCCCCTTTACGAGGACCCAGCTTGGTTATTCTGGTATAACCGCCCTGCCGTGAGGCAAAACTTTCCGACATTTCATCAAAAAGTCTGTGCACCACATCTTTTTCCTGGATCACTGCCAGGGCCTGCCGTCTGGCATGAAGATCGCCCCGCTTGGCCAGAGTGACCATGTTGTCGGCAATGACCCGCAGGCCTTTGGCTTTGGCTTCTGTGGTTTTGATGCTGGTGTGCTTGAACAGGGATGTCACCATGTTTCTAAACATCGCCTTGCGGTGACTTGAGGTTCTGTTCAGTTTTAATACGGATTTTCTATGTTTCATGGCGATTATTCTCCTTGCTGATTATTCTCTTCTTCCGGTGGTTCGAATCCTTCGAGATCCATACCCAAAGAAAGATCCATGGAAGCCAGAACTTCTTTGATTTCATTCAACGATTTTCGACCGAAGTTCTTGGTTTTGAGCATTTCATTATCTGTTTTCTGAACCAGTTGATAAATGGTATGTATTTTGGCATTTTTCAGACAGTTGGAGCTTCTGACAGACAATTCAAGTTCATCCACGGAACGATAAATGTTTTCATTGAATTTGTTGTCGGCCTCTTCACCGTTTTCTTCGGAAAAATCAGGTTCTTTTTCCTCATCAAAATTGATGAACGGGTTCATCTGTTCCTTGAGGATTTTAGCGGCATAGGCCACCGCGTTTTCCGGAATGACACTGCCGTCTGTCCAGACTTCCAGCGTCAGTTTGTCATAGTCCGTTTTCTGACCGATCCGGGACGTACCCACCACATATTTCACGCGTTTAATCGGAGAAAAGACCGCATCAATGGGAATGGTGCCGACAGGTGCGTCTTCATCCTTATTGGCAGATGCCAGTGCATACCCTTTTCCGATTTTGACCACCATGGTCATGTTCAACACCCCGTTTTTGGACAGTGTGGCAATATGCTGTTCCGGATTTAAAATCTCCACCTTACCGTCCGGGCTGACAATATCAGCACCTGTCACTGTTGTTTCACCTTTGGCACTGAGTGTCAGAATCCGGTCTTCCACGTCATGCGCCTTGAGTTTCAGTTCCTTGAGGTTCAAAATAATTTCTGACACATCTTCCCGGATATCGGAAATAACGCTGAATTCATGCAGGGCATCATCAAACTTTACCGATACGATCGCCGCACCATAGATGGATGATAAAATTATCCGCCGCAGAGAATTGCCGATGGTAATTCCGTATCCTCTTTCCAGCGGTTCACACACAAATTTTCCATATGTTGAAGTCGTCGTGACGTCAAGCTTTTCGGGCTTGATCATCTCTCGCCAGTTGACATATGCAATTTTTTCAGATGACATTTAAATCTCCTGAATCTTTATTGGATCCATCATGCTATCAGGATGTATCCTATTTTGAATACAGCTCAACGATCAACTGTTCCTGAATCGGCAATGTGATGTCTTCTCTGGCTGGAATGTTTACCACTTCACCTTGAAATTTTTCCTTATCGATTTCCAGCCATTGAGGAATTCCCCGTCTGACAATCGCATCCAAGGAATCTGATATGGCCTGGATCTTTTTGCTTTTTTCCCGCAAAGCGACAATATCCCCTTTTTTGACATGAAAAGACGGGATATCCACTTTTTTGCCGTTCACAGTGAAATGTCCGTGCTGGACCAGATGTCTTCCCTGATTCCTGGAATTGACAAACCCCATTCTGAATACTGTATTGTCCAACCGGGTTTCCAGCAGGCTCAGCAGGTTGGTGCCGGTGATCCCTTTTTGTCTGTCCGCCCGTTTAAACGTGATGCGGAACTGTTTTTCAGACAGGCCGTAAATTCTGCGGACTTTTTGCTTTTCCCGCAACTGTAAACCGTAATCAGACACTTTGACTCTTTTTTGACCATGTTCTCCCGGGGGGTATCCCCGCCGGTCAAAACTGCATTTGTCTGAAAAACAGCGGTCGCCTTTCAGAAAAAGTTTGATATTCTCGCGTCTGCACTGACGACAGACTGATCCTGTATAACGTGACAACGTTTTCCTCCTTTATCAATCCAATGTGGACTTATACTCTTCTACGTTTGGGCGGACGGCATCCATTATGGGGCACCGGGGTAACATCCTTGATCATGGAAATATTGAATCCCAGGGCATGCAAAGCCCGCAGCGCGGATTCTCTTCCCGGGCCGGGCCCTTTGACATAAACGCCCACATTTTTCATACCATGTTCCATGGCTTTGGCTCCGGCATCTTCCGCCACCAGTTTGGCCGCAAACGGAGTGCTTTTTCTGGACCCCTTGAAACCCTGCATCCCGGCACTGGCCCAGGAGATCGTATTCCCGTTTTCATCGGCAATGGTGACAATGGTATTGTTGAACGTGGATTGAATATGCACAATGCCGGTGGAAATATTCTTTTTCACCCGTTTTTTGCTAATGGTCTTTTTCGACTTTTTTGCCATAGTTATTAAACCTTAAATTATGTATATTAATACTATTTCTTCTTTTTAACTGCGGCTCTTTTCGGGCCTTTCCGGGTTCTGGCATTGGTGGACGTCCGCTGTCCATGACAGGGAAGGCCTTTTCTGTGGCGCAGGCCACGATAACATCCCAGGTCCATCAATCGTTTGATGTTCATGGACACGTCCGTCCTGAGTTCACCTTCGACCTTGTATTCCGCGTCAATGGTTTTCCGGATATCATTGACCTGCTCTTCTGTCAGGCTGCCAGCCGTGAGCGTCGGGTCGATTCCGGTTTTGTCAAGAATCTGTCTGGATCTGCTGGGACCGATACCGTAAATATAGGTCAGTGCAATCCACGCGTGCTTATCCTTTGGTAAGTCTACTCCTGCAATACGTGCCAAATTTCTTTCCCCCTATCCCTGCCGCTGTTTATGGCGCTTGTTAATACAAATAACCCTGATGACACCACGTCTCTTAATAATTTTACAGTCTCTGCATATTTTTTTAACAGATGCTCTTACTTTCATCTATTTACTCCTAATCTGATTGTTCCATTTATTTAAAGCGGTATGTGATTCTTCCCCGGCTCAGATCATAGGGGGATATTTCCACTGTTACCCTGTCTCCGGGTAATATTTTTATGAAATGCATGCGCATTTTTCCCGAAATATGCGCCAAAAGGACATGTTTGTTTTCAAGTTCTACTTTGAACATGGCATTTGGCAGGGTTTCAAGTACTTTCCCGTCGACTTTGATGGGCTCTTCTTTTGCCATAATCTTAAATTCATCTCCTTTTGCTATGAAAGGTTAAGATCTGCCCTTAATGCGCCTGGCGCCGGACCTTCCAAGAAAACCGTCATAATTACCCGTAATCAAATGGGATTCGATCTGTGAAATGGTATCGATGGATACCCCGACCACGATCAACAGCGCTGTACCGCCGAAATAAAAAGGCACGTTGAATTTATCCATGAGCATGGTGGGAAGCACACATACGGCAGATACATAGATGGCACCCGCCAGCGTGATCCTCGTCAACACTTTGTCGATATATTCAGACGTCCGTTTCCCCGGACGGATTCCAGGAATATACCCACCATTTTTTTTCATGTTATCTGCCACATCATCCGGATTGAACTGCACAGCCGTATAAAAAAAGCAGAAAAAGATGATAAATCCCACATACAACAGATAATACCAGATGGTACCCGGACTGAACATGGCTGCAACGGTCTGCAGTATGGGCATGTTGGCAAACTGCGCAATCGTGGTGGGGAACATGATGATGGAAGACGCAAAAATGGGTGGAATCACACCGGCGGTGTTGATTTTCAACGGCAGATGCGAAGTTTGACCGCCGTACATTTTGCGACCCACCACCCGTTTGGCATAATGCACCGGTATCCTTCGCTGGGCCTGTTCCATAAAAATGATGCAGGCCACCACGCTGACCATGATAACCAGCAGAATGATGATGGCAAAAATTCCCATTTCACCCGTGCTCATCAGCCGCACGGTATTTCCGATGGCAGACGGCATGGCCGCCACAATACCGGCAAAAATGATCAGGGAGATGCCGTTTCCGATCCCTCTTTCCGTGATCTGTTCCCCCAGCCACATGATAAATGCGGTACCGGCGGTCAATGTAATGATCGTCACCAGGCGAAAACCCCATCCCGGATCCGGCACAATGGCAACGCCGGCCGGAGATGTCATGGATTCCAGGCCCACACTGATACCAAAGCCCTGAATGATGCTCAAAACCACGGTGCCATAGCGGGTGTACTGGGTCTTCTTCTTTCGTCCCGCATCCCCTTCCTTTTTTAGCTGGGCCAGATGAGGCACGACCACCGTCATCAACTCCAGAATAATGGAGGCACTGATGTAAGGCATAATACCCAGAGCGAAAATGGACAACCGTTCCAGTGCACCACCTGAAAACATGTTGAACATGGAAAACAGGGTGCCGGAGGCAGCTGCAAAAAATGAGGCCAGCGCAGTGGCGTCAATCCCCGGGGTCGGCACATGGACGCCGATGCGGTAGACAAACAGCAATGCAAGCGTCATCAGAATCTTGCGTTTGAGATCAGGCAGTTTCAAGACATTCTGGTAGCTGTTTTGTATCATCCTATACGGTCCTCATTTGATTGGGGCTTATTCAACACTGCCACCGGCAGCTTCAATTTTGTCTCTGGCAGTTTTGGAAACCAAAAGATTTTTCAATACCAGTTTCTTGGTTACATCGCCTGAGCCTAAAATCTTGATACCGTCGACCCGGCCTTTGACCAGATTGGCTTGATACAGAATTTGCGGATCAATGGTGACACCTTCTTCAAACCGCTCCAGATCCTTTATATTCAACACCGCATTGTTTGTTTTAAATATGTTTGTAAACCCGCGTTTGGGCAACCGACGGTAGATCGGCATCTGTCCGCCTTCGAATCCGGGTCTGACACTGCCCCCGGAACGGGCTTTCAAGCCTTTATGACCCCGGGTAGAGGTTTTTCCCATACCCGACCCCGGGCCCCTGCCCACGCGTTTTCTATTTTTTCTGCTTCCCGGCGCCGGGGCCAGATCATGAAGCTGCATGTTATACCTCCTCTACTTTCAACAGGTGAGACACCTTTTTAACTTGTCCCAGTATGACAGGATCATTTTTGTGTTCCACCGTCTGGTGCATTTTTTTAATGCCCAGAGATCGAACAATCCGGCCGTGTTTCGCCGGACGTCCTATCGTGCTCCGAATCTGTGTAATTCTCAATTTATCAGCCATAGCAACCCCCTTTGATGGTGCGTCAAATCAAATTTCTTCCGGTTTCAGGCCCCGCCTTCTGGCCACATCCTCTTTCAGACAAAGAGACTGCAAACCGGCCATGGTTGCCCTGACAATGTTCTGCGTGTTGTGGGTCCCAATACATTTAGTTAAAATATCGGTCACACCCGCCACTTCCAGTACCGCACGAATACCGCCGCCGGCAATCAATCCCGTACCCGGTGATGCGGGTTTCAGCAACACGCGCCCGGCCCCGGCTTTGCCCACCACCTCAAACGGCACTGTGCCGTCTAACAGAGCAATTTTAACCATATTCCGTTTGGCTTTTTCCATGCCTTTACGAATGGCTTCAGGGACTTCAGTGGCTTTACCTAGACCGTACCCCACACTGCCTTCACCATCGCCGACCACAACCAGGGCACTGAAGCTGAAATTCCGGCCGCCTTTGACCACTTTGGCCACCCGGTTGATTCTGACGACTTTATCGATTAATCCATTGTCTTCCATTTGCTGTCTAGCCAAGGGTTTCCTCCTTAATTAGAATTCCAGACCAGCTTCACGAGCCCCGTCTGATAGTGCTTTGATTCGTCCATGATACAGAAATCCATTCCGGTCCAGCATCACTTTTGTGATACCCTTGTCCAAGGCTTTTTTACCCAGAAGGACCCCCACTGCTTTGGCAATTTCCTGTTTTTTGCCTGTGACGGGGTGCAACTTGTAATCTTTATCCAAGGTAGAGGCGGACACCAGGGTTTCCCCGATGGTATCGTCAATAATCTGGGCATAAATGTGGCTGGAACTCCTGAAAACACTCAGTCTGGGACGGTTTTTGTCGCCATGCATGTGCTTTCTGATTCTTTTTTTCCGCTTGAGTCTTGCCATAACTTTTGGTGATGTATTTCCCATGATAACTATTCCCAGGTTTTAGTTTTTACCCGCAGTCTTGCCTGCTTTTCTGATAATCCGTTCATCCACATACATGATTCCCTTGCCTTTATAAGGTTCAGGAGGTCTGATAGCCCTGATGTTGGCTGCAGTCTGACCAAGCAATTCTTTATCAATTGCAGTCAGCGTTATCTTGGTGTTGTTCTCCACGGCAGCGCCGACCCCTTCAGGAAGAACAAATTCCACCGGATTGGAATACCCGACATTCAGGACCAGCTGAGTCCCTTTGGATTCGGCTCGATACCCGATGCCCGCCAAAATCAGTTGTTTTTCATAGCCGTTGCTGACACCTGTCACCATATTGGCGATCAAAGAACGGAACAATCCCTGCAATGCGA
The window above is part of the Desulfotignum phosphitoxidans DSM 13687 genome. Proteins encoded here:
- a CDS encoding tetratricopeptide repeat protein, with the translated sequence MTPRFTSREFSFLKPDSDTSSPIQAPDTYFSDLVHQKSAAFTAFEQRLLSVDIPKKKFICAVIQVADTATEDILEKARDIFESWLRSMSDNQRGIWETLDNRAFVLVFWDYDNQKTAMDLLESLKAKITRALKTELLVGVARFPFQKYSRSEVFANALKAIDHAAFFGFGHMRHFDGISLNISGDRLYQLGHYDAAIKEYEKGLALSPKDINLMNSLGVCYGVTGNLEKAKTYFEAALDINPKEVMVIYNLGLTSQVVEDTDKAVLLLRKAHGIDGRIFEVELLLGHLLFQAKKLEAALPHLETAAQVNPKSSMAHRIMGEIFLEQEKPDQAGAAFNTAVKLNPLDPVALSGYALVMTQKNRNLKIALTFAEKSVALAPDNEMFQERLIRVQQALQENDAADDPSRKSASA
- a CDS encoding D-sedoheptulose-7-phosphate isomerase: MSLQKFTPLIQTTVADSIQVKQSFFDTHLDAVETCARKIADTLTAGGKLLLFGNGGSAADCQHIAAEFINRFAMERPPLPAIALTCDTSVLTSIGNDYSFDDIFLKQIQALGRPGDLAIAISTSGNSPNVIRAAEEARKMGLFVVGFSGTAGQLQELSDIPFCVHSPVTARIQETHILLAHILCDLTERILFA
- a CDS encoding FmdB family zinc ribbon protein; the protein is MPIYEYQCNACQKEFEALVMGKNAPVCPSCSSPDLSRLMSKCGFVSKSSGPGGESQVTASSASSACGSCSSGSCATCGMG
- the hemC gene encoding hydroxymethylbilane synthase, with the translated sequence MSEEIRIGTRGSQLALWQANHVKELISHAFPEIHVTITVIKTTGDRITDRPLAQVGGKGLFVKEIEAALLNGEIDLAVHSMKDMPGELPLGLTIGAVPCRENPFDVLISRHNLALDDYPPGTVVGTSSLRRASQLKFLRPDLTIRSIRGNLDTRMRKLMSKEFDAIVLAAAGLLRLGQADKITQYLDENTMVPAVGQGALCIETRDNDAKTAHIMAKLDHGPTRVCVQGERAFLKQIEGSCHIPVACYGKIIEDNVLLTAVVSSEDGCRRIREQTLSPVTDVAARGRALAQTVLENGGKQILETLTTHDK
- the cobA gene encoding uroporphyrinogen-III C-methyltransferase, giving the protein MTNKSGKVYLIGAGPGDPGLLTLKAKSCIEQADVVVYDYLAPPAFLAYASKDAQRIYVGKKGGDHTLSQHEINQLLVEKAGQGLHVARLKGGDPFVFGRGAEEAQELLAAGVAYEVIPGVTSAISAPAYAGIPVTHRDHTSFVSFITGHEDPTRKNSRMQWDVFARSDATLVFLMGVKNLENIVTQLMKHGKPADTPVALVRWGTTPQQQTVTGTLETIVENIRQARLKSPAVIVVGSVVSLRKELAWFDRTPLFGKNIVITRARAQASGLAADLTRLGANCIEIPTIRIEPPADNTPVIDAIHRIKEYDWLVFTSVNGVQFFFDTLFGLGKDVRILGHLKFACIGPVTKQRLADYGIVSDILPETFRAESVVQAFSTADIQGKAVLLPRAKKARTILPEELTQLGARVDEVTAYETVLEQEAGPTLNELLENKQIDAVTFTSSSTVTNFMSLLPSGKAADLMKHVTIASIGPITSDTVRTFGLTPTMEADPYTIEGLVDQLLTHYIQRGIS
- the moaA gene encoding GTP 3',8-cyclase MoaA is translated as MNAGGRPINYLRISVTDRCNFRCRYCVPASPFTVIPHNEIARYEEILRITRLACDMGITKVRLTGGEPFVRKNILSFIQQLCAINTLKDISITTNGSLLTREKIQALLDMGIRRLNFSLDTLVPARFEAITRRNRFDHVWESIMTAHELGMAPIKINTVVIRGINDDEVADLAALTLNFPFHIRFIEYMPMGESHLEKQQQVLTAEIRQNIETRLGPLQQIPHRANDGPSKNFQLSGGSGIVGFITPISSHFCSECNRLRLTSRGYLRPCLLNDYEKDILTPLREGATDEQLKEIIQSSLKHKPLCHTLGQQRPKDMPISHMTSIGG
- the rplQ gene encoding 50S ribosomal protein L17, whose protein sequence is MKHRKSVLKLNRTSSHRKAMFRNMVTSLFKHTSIKTTEAKAKGLRVIADNMVTLAKRGDLHARRQALAVIQEKDVVHRLFDEMSESFASRQGGYTRITKLGPRKGDVAPMVQIELIMD